The following are encoded in a window of Planctomyces sp. SH-PL62 genomic DNA:
- a CDS encoding ParA family protein: MPVITALNQKGGVGKTSTCYHLAGALALIGRRVLLVDNDPQASLTQGFLGPQATRALDPAETIAAVYHQEAVAEQVIRGTHVPGVDLLCGGRAAGSFNVPDPHLVDWPLQTALRDFLADVVDRYDLVMIDCPPNLHLASWTSLVASDALLVPLQPEDFGAQGIADVQESIDRVVAGPNPGLKLLGFLVTMSNPRLSVHKGFEQLLRTHYGDDVFTTTVPISTDYKEAIVQRTPVAQYKPRGAATKVMKALGEEIFARLAAAADATHAAGEAA, encoded by the coding sequence ATGCCGGTCATCACGGCCTTGAATCAGAAGGGGGGGGTCGGAAAGACCTCCACCTGCTACCACCTCGCGGGGGCGCTGGCCCTCATCGGGAGGCGCGTGTTGCTGGTCGACAACGACCCGCAGGCGAGCCTCACGCAGGGGTTCCTGGGGCCCCAGGCGACGCGGGCGCTCGACCCGGCCGAGACCATCGCCGCCGTCTATCACCAGGAGGCGGTCGCGGAGCAGGTGATCCGGGGGACCCACGTCCCGGGGGTGGATTTGCTGTGCGGCGGCCGGGCCGCGGGGAGCTTCAACGTCCCCGACCCGCATCTCGTCGACTGGCCGCTCCAGACGGCGCTCCGGGACTTCCTGGCCGACGTCGTCGATCGTTACGACCTCGTGATGATCGATTGCCCGCCGAACCTGCACCTGGCCTCGTGGACCTCGCTGGTGGCCAGCGACGCGTTGCTCGTCCCGCTCCAGCCCGAGGACTTCGGGGCCCAGGGGATCGCCGACGTCCAGGAGTCGATCGACCGGGTCGTCGCCGGACCCAACCCGGGCCTCAAGCTCCTGGGGTTCCTGGTCACGATGTCGAACCCCCGCCTCTCCGTCCACAAGGGGTTCGAGCAGCTCTTGCGGACCCATTACGGCGACGACGTGTTCACCACGACCGTCCCGATCTCGACCGACTACAAGGAAGCCATCGTCCAGCGCACGCCGGTCGCGCAGTACAAGCCCAGGGGGGCGGCGACCAAGGTCATGAAGGCGCTGGGCGAGGAGATCTTCGC
- a CDS encoding WD40 repeat domain-containing protein, with translation MRHRRLAHWVVLVATVVGACQAGEPPRRFASWKEKEAKVVVFSPDGRSLVSSGDEGHRLRDAATGEVRAVLNTPPMKLVTKVEFSPDGRLLFAQAASDRERPLIVHDLKVWDVATGELRDVFPYVAEHLDEGSFALSGDGRWLAFVDNSERLPAQVKTGRIVIDGRHNLDISSNGHRALPRVKIWDVSRRKEVAVVDGGLPLAFSPDGEVLATGDRDWRTPVAKLWFTKVGRLPAELQDRSPGLWPLVFSPDGRFLASGEHVEKSLWDVRDGRRWPIETSSSSQRPAFSPDGKLYFPNGIPSMDPHLGGPKESFCFDLSAMPPSRINLGVGEMVVSHDGHRYAAIQGESGGPDPRTVILRDLPSGRETGRLDVTGLMGARFSPDGRWLALLTARQVAAHSIWQVRLVDPATARVHVEIPSTGPNWGNYGWTFSPDGMTLAVFYRTGSNSYRPGDPEPSDRPMNAEVWAIPPR, from the coding sequence ATGCGTCATCGCCGCCTGGCCCACTGGGTCGTCCTCGTCGCGACTGTGGTCGGCGCGTGCCAGGCCGGCGAACCCCCGCGACGCTTCGCCTCGTGGAAGGAGAAGGAGGCGAAGGTCGTCGTCTTCTCGCCCGACGGTCGGTCGCTGGTCTCTTCCGGCGACGAGGGCCATCGGCTCCGCGATGCGGCGACCGGCGAGGTTCGGGCCGTCCTGAACACGCCTCCCATGAAGCTCGTCACCAAGGTGGAGTTCTCGCCGGACGGGCGGCTCCTCTTCGCCCAGGCGGCCTCGGATCGCGAACGGCCCCTGATCGTCCACGATCTCAAGGTCTGGGACGTGGCGACGGGCGAACTCCGGGACGTGTTCCCCTACGTCGCCGAGCATCTGGACGAGGGTAGCTTCGCGCTTTCCGGCGACGGCCGCTGGCTTGCCTTCGTCGACAACTCCGAGCGGCTCCCCGCGCAGGTGAAAACGGGGCGAATCGTCATCGACGGTCGGCACAACCTCGATATCTCCTCGAACGGGCACCGCGCCCTGCCGCGCGTGAAGATCTGGGACGTCTCGCGCCGGAAGGAAGTCGCCGTGGTGGACGGCGGCCTCCCGCTCGCCTTCTCCCCGGACGGCGAAGTGCTTGCCACGGGCGACCGAGATTGGCGGACCCCCGTGGCCAAGCTCTGGTTCACGAAAGTCGGTCGGCTTCCGGCGGAACTCCAGGATCGATCGCCGGGCCTCTGGCCCCTCGTCTTCTCGCCCGACGGCCGATTCCTGGCTTCGGGGGAGCACGTCGAGAAATCCCTCTGGGACGTCCGCGACGGCCGCCGCTGGCCCATCGAGACCAGTTCGTCGTCGCAACGGCCGGCTTTCAGCCCGGACGGCAAGCTGTACTTTCCGAACGGGATTCCCAGCATGGATCCGCATCTCGGCGGGCCGAAGGAGTCCTTCTGTTTCGACCTCTCCGCGATGCCGCCCAGTCGGATCAACCTGGGGGTCGGCGAGATGGTCGTCTCCCACGACGGGCACCGGTACGCGGCTATTCAAGGGGAGAGTGGCGGGCCAGATCCACGCACCGTAATCCTGCGCGATCTCCCCTCGGGGCGCGAGACCGGCCGCCTCGACGTGACGGGTTTGATGGGGGCCAGGTTCTCGCCCGACGGCCGATGGCTGGCGCTCCTCACGGCGCGTCAGGTGGCGGCCCATTCGATATGGCAGGTCCGGCTCGTCGACCCGGCCACGGCTCGCGTGCATGTCGAGATTCCCAGCACCGGTCCGAACTGGGGAAACTACGGCTGGACGTTCTCCCCAGACGGAATGACGCTGGCCGTCTTCTATCGGACGGGGAGCAATTCCTACCGACCGGGCGATCCGGAGCCCTCCGACCGGCCCATGAACGCGGAAGTCTGGGCGATCCCACCTCGCTGA